The Staphylococcus carnosus genome has a segment encoding these proteins:
- a CDS encoding ABC transporter ATP-binding protein has protein sequence MNRLNGQQVTIGYGEHVIVSDLDVEIPDGKVTSIIGPNGCGKSTLLKALSRLLSVKNGEILLDGKNIHTQSTKEIAKKIAILPQSPDVADGLTAGELVSYGRFPHQKGFGRLSAEDKEEIDWALKVTGTYDFKHRAINDLSGGQRQRVWIAMALAQKTDIIFLDEPTTYLDISHQLEILELVQELNREHGTTIVMVLHDINQAIRFSDHLIAMKGGDIVSSGETHEVLTKEILEQVFNIDAELSTDPRTGKPMLVTYDLLCKHYSKV, from the coding sequence ATGAATCGTTTAAACGGTCAACAAGTAACAATCGGATATGGGGAACATGTTATTGTTAGTGATTTAGATGTTGAAATTCCTGATGGAAAAGTGACATCCATTATCGGACCGAACGGTTGCGGTAAATCAACGCTTTTAAAAGCGTTATCACGTTTGCTTTCTGTAAAAAATGGCGAAATTTTATTGGACGGTAAAAATATTCACACGCAATCTACAAAAGAAATCGCTAAGAAAATTGCTATTTTACCTCAATCACCAGATGTAGCGGATGGATTAACAGCTGGAGAGTTGGTCTCTTATGGACGTTTTCCGCACCAAAAAGGCTTTGGCCGTTTGAGTGCTGAAGATAAAGAAGAAATTGATTGGGCTTTAAAAGTCACTGGTACGTATGACTTCAAGCATAGAGCGATTAATGACTTAAGTGGCGGTCAAAGACAACGTGTTTGGATTGCAATGGCTTTAGCGCAAAAAACAGACATTATTTTCTTAGATGAACCGACAACATATTTAGATATCAGTCATCAGTTAGAAATTTTGGAACTCGTGCAAGAGTTGAATCGTGAACATGGTACAACAATTGTGATGGTATTGCATGATATTAACCAAGCTATCCGTTTTTCTGATCACTTGATCGCTATGAAGGGCGGAGATATTGTATCTTCAGGCGAAACACATGAAGTATTAACAAAAGAAATTTTAGAACAAGTATTTAATATTGATGCTGAATTAAGCACGGATCCGCGTACGGGTAAACCGATGCTTGTCACATATGATTTATTGTGTAAGCATTACTCAAAAGTGTGA
- a CDS encoding NupC/NupG family nucleoside CNT transporter codes for MYLLINIIGLAVFLGIAVLFSRNRKEIHWKSVVILVVVNLFLAWFFVFFPWGNWFVSKMADGISWVIESANAGTGFAFASFVNQKQMDMAISALFPILLVVPLFDILMYLNILPKFIGAVGWLLAKVTRQPKFESFFGIEMMFLGNTEALAVSSEQLKRMNEVRVLTIAMMSMSSVSGAIVGAYVTMIPGELVLTAIPLNIINAIIVTSILNPVSVEEREDIIYNLKEEGAQRQPFFSFLGDSVINAGKLVLIIIAFVISFVALADLLDRFINLITGIIGGWIHVKGSFGLNQILGVFMYPFALLLGLPWDTAWIVAQQMAKKIVTNEFVVMGQISDVVKSYDPHRRAVISTFLVSFANFSTIGMIVGTLKGIVNQKTSDFVSKYVPMMLLSGILVSLLTAAFVGLFAW; via the coding sequence ATGTACTTACTGATTAATATTATCGGATTGGCAGTATTCCTAGGAATCGCAGTATTGTTCTCAAGAAATCGTAAAGAAATCCATTGGAAGTCAGTCGTGATATTAGTTGTTGTTAACTTATTTCTTGCATGGTTCTTTGTATTCTTCCCATGGGGGAACTGGTTTGTATCTAAAATGGCAGATGGTATTTCCTGGGTAATTGAATCTGCCAACGCAGGAACTGGCTTTGCATTTGCAAGCTTTGTAAACCAAAAACAAATGGATATGGCAATTTCTGCTTTATTCCCAATTTTACTCGTTGTACCACTATTTGATATTTTGATGTACTTGAATATTCTACCTAAATTCATCGGAGCAGTTGGCTGGTTGCTCGCGAAAGTAACACGCCAACCTAAGTTCGAATCTTTCTTCGGTATTGAAATGATGTTTTTAGGAAATACTGAAGCATTAGCAGTTTCAAGCGAACAATTAAAAAGAATGAATGAAGTTCGTGTTTTGACGATTGCAATGATGTCTATGAGTTCAGTTTCAGGTGCAATTGTCGGAGCATATGTGACGATGATTCCTGGTGAATTAGTACTGACTGCGATTCCATTAAACATTATTAATGCAATCATTGTGACTTCAATTTTAAACCCGGTCAGTGTAGAAGAACGAGAAGATATTATTTATAACCTTAAAGAAGAAGGCGCACAACGCCAACCATTCTTCTCATTCTTAGGCGACTCAGTGATTAATGCTGGTAAATTAGTTTTAATTATCATCGCTTTTGTTATCAGTTTCGTTGCTTTAGCTGATTTATTAGATCGTTTTATCAATCTTATCACTGGTATTATCGGTGGTTGGATTCACGTAAAAGGCAGCTTTGGTTTGAACCAAATCTTAGGCGTTTTCATGTATCCATTCGCATTATTACTTGGTTTGCCATGGGATACAGCGTGGATTGTAGCGCAACAAATGGCGAAGAAAATCGTAACAAACGAATTCGTTGTCATGGGACAAATTTCAGACGTTGTGAAATCATATGATCCGCATAGACGTGCTGTTATTTCAACATTCCTTGTATCATTCGCAAACTTCTCAACAATCGGTATGATTGTCGGAACGTTAAAAGGAATCGTGAATCAAAAAACTTCTGATTTTGTATCAAAATATGTACCGATGATGTTATTGTCAGGAATTCTCGTATCATTACTGACAGCAGCTTTTGTCGGATTATTTGCATGGTAA
- a CDS encoding ABC transporter ATP-binding protein produces the protein MEQTKTKNNPLLFLLKKLKWPIGLIIVAVSISSLGSISGLLVPLFTGRMVDKFTGSQFNMQFILIFVAVFALNAVLSGIGLYLLSKIGEKVIYAIRSVVWAHIIRLRMRFFDINESGQLMSRLTDDTKVINEFVSQKLPNVLPSIITLIGSLIMLFIMDWQMTLLTFITIPLFVAIMIPLGRVMQRISTRTQAEIANFSGLLGRVLTEMRLVKVANTEQVELDKAHLNLKEIYNLGLKQAKISAVIQPISGLIMLLTIGIILGFGGIRISSGAITAGTLVAMIFYVIQLSMPLVNLSTLMTDYKKAVGASSRIYEIMQEPLEEVKAPTGHELANGNLDFDHVDFGYDTKEVLHDLNFEIPKGKVTAFVGPSGSGKSTIFNLIERMYDVTQGDILYAGVSIYQLPLSDWRNKIGYVMQSNAMMSGTIRDNILYGINREVTDAELENYTKLANCHDFIMEFDEGYDTLVGERGLKLSGGQRQRIDIARSFVKNPDILLLDEATANLDSESEKKIQEALETLMEDRTTVVIAHRLSTIMKADQIIFLDNGYVTGMGKHKELMETHTKYKEFVMTQKLTD, from the coding sequence ATGGAACAAACAAAAACGAAAAATAACCCTTTATTATTTCTGCTGAAAAAATTAAAGTGGCCAATCGGTCTCATCATAGTAGCAGTTTCTATTTCTTCATTAGGAAGTATCAGTGGATTGCTTGTCCCATTATTTACAGGGAGAATGGTGGATAAATTCACAGGTTCTCAATTTAATATGCAGTTTATCCTCATATTTGTTGCTGTATTCGCGCTTAATGCAGTGTTAAGCGGAATCGGATTATACTTGCTGAGTAAAATCGGTGAGAAAGTCATTTATGCAATCCGTTCAGTCGTATGGGCACATATTATCCGTTTGCGCATGCGCTTTTTTGATATAAACGAAAGTGGTCAGCTCATGAGCCGACTTACAGATGATACAAAAGTGATTAATGAGTTTGTCTCACAAAAATTGCCGAATGTATTACCATCTATTATTACATTAATCGGTTCATTGATTATGTTATTTATCATGGATTGGCAAATGACATTGTTAACGTTCATTACCATCCCACTCTTTGTAGCCATCATGATTCCATTAGGAAGAGTCATGCAGCGTATTTCCACACGTACCCAAGCAGAAATTGCGAATTTCAGCGGCTTGTTAGGACGTGTACTCACAGAAATGCGTTTAGTTAAAGTGGCAAATACTGAACAAGTTGAATTAGATAAAGCACATTTGAATTTAAAAGAAATTTATAACTTAGGCTTAAAGCAAGCTAAAATTTCTGCAGTTATTCAACCGATATCCGGATTGATTATGTTATTAACAATTGGGATTATCTTAGGATTCGGCGGAATCAGAATTTCTTCTGGTGCTATTACAGCAGGTACATTAGTAGCAATGATTTTCTATGTTATTCAGTTGTCTATGCCATTAGTCAATTTATCGACTTTAATGACAGATTATAAAAAAGCGGTAGGTGCCAGCAGTCGAATTTATGAAATTATGCAAGAACCATTGGAAGAAGTAAAAGCACCGACAGGTCATGAGTTAGCAAACGGCAATCTTGATTTTGATCATGTTGATTTCGGATATGATACGAAAGAAGTATTGCACGACTTGAATTTTGAAATTCCAAAAGGGAAAGTGACAGCTTTCGTAGGACCTTCGGGATCAGGTAAAAGTACAATATTCAATTTGATTGAAAGAATGTACGATGTGACACAAGGCGACATTTTATATGCAGGTGTGTCGATCTATCAACTTCCATTATCTGACTGGCGAAATAAAATAGGTTATGTGATGCAATCAAATGCGATGATGAGCGGTACTATCCGAGATAATATTTTGTATGGCATTAATCGCGAAGTGACGGATGCAGAACTTGAAAATTATACGAAGTTAGCAAACTGCCATGATTTTATCATGGAGTTTGATGAAGGATACGATACATTAGTCGGAGAACGCGGTTTGAAATTATCTGGCGGCCAAAGACAGCGTATTGATATTGCACGCAGCTTTGTTAAAAATCCAGATATCTTGTTGCTTGATGAAGCTACAGCAAACTTAGATAGTGAGAGCGAGAAGAAGATTCAAGAAGCGTTAGAGACATTAATGGAAGATCGTACTACTGTAGTCATAGCGCATCGACTTTCTACAATTATGAAAGCAGATCAAATCATCTTCTTAGATAATGGTTATGTAACAGGTATGGGTAAACATAAAGAACTAATGGAAACACATACGAAATACAAAGAGTTTGTGATGACACAAAAGTTAACAGATTAA
- the pbp4 gene encoding penicillin-binding protein PBP4: MKKIILLTLLIFFASTIITPFSEADTNTPSPAQVANEYGYNISDDFNPEGAVNISQTGQVLYDYHMDKKWYPASMTKLMTMYLTLEAVKAHKLSLNDKVKITEDDYRMSTLPKLSNTKLYPGETYTIKELLQITVSASSNAAALILAKKVSGNTSDFTDKMNKKAKELGMTKTHYVNPTGAENNLLQDFAPKKYKNEMSSRASAKDYAILSQRVIQDTPKILYFTKQLAPTQHGVTYYTFNWSLEGAELGLKGTDGLKTGSSDIADYNHTITTKRDGFRIDQAIMGAGDFKHLGGEKERNKMGNSIMNRSFDQYKYVKILSKGEQKINGKKYYVKKDLYDVLPKNYTKKDYKFVVEDGKVHIDYPRQFISKKYGPPSVEVNRPLAHEATSFAKTSFSEHPVLTIIGFGFVVAALAIIIFLIIDFIRRKK, encoded by the coding sequence ATGAAAAAAATAATATTACTAACACTGCTGATATTCTTCGCAAGTACAATTATAACACCATTTTCTGAAGCGGACACGAATACCCCTTCTCCTGCTCAAGTAGCAAATGAATATGGTTACAACATATCAGATGACTTCAACCCAGAAGGCGCCGTTAATATCAGCCAAACAGGACAAGTACTTTACGATTATCACATGGACAAAAAATGGTACCCTGCATCTATGACTAAATTAATGACAATGTATCTTACGTTAGAAGCAGTTAAAGCCCATAAATTGTCTCTTAATGATAAAGTCAAAATCACTGAAGACGATTATCGTATGTCTACATTACCGAAACTCAGCAATACGAAATTATATCCAGGCGAAACTTATACTATCAAAGAACTGTTGCAAATAACAGTTTCTGCATCTAGTAATGCTGCAGCTTTGATATTAGCTAAAAAAGTTTCTGGAAATACATCAGATTTCACAGACAAAATGAACAAAAAAGCTAAAGAACTTGGCATGACAAAAACGCATTATGTTAACCCGACTGGTGCTGAAAACAACTTATTACAAGATTTCGCACCTAAAAAATATAAAAATGAAATGTCGAGTAGAGCATCTGCTAAAGATTATGCAATTTTATCTCAAAGAGTCATTCAGGATACGCCAAAAATTCTTTATTTCACCAAACAATTAGCACCAACGCAGCACGGAGTTACATATTATACATTTAACTGGTCACTTGAAGGTGCAGAATTAGGCCTCAAAGGAACAGACGGTTTAAAAACTGGATCAAGCGATATTGCAGACTACAACCACACTATTACAACAAAAAGAGATGGTTTCCGTATCGACCAAGCTATTATGGGCGCTGGAGACTTTAAACACCTTGGCGGTGAAAAAGAACGTAATAAAATGGGTAACAGCATCATGAACAGATCCTTTGATCAATATAAATACGTTAAGATTCTTTCTAAAGGCGAACAGAAAATCAATGGTAAAAAATACTATGTTAAAAAAGACTTGTATGATGTTTTACCAAAAAACTATACGAAAAAAGATTATAAATTCGTAGTTGAAGATGGAAAAGTACACATTGACTATCCAAGACAATTCATTTCAAAAAAATATGGTCCACCTTCCGTAGAGGTAAACAGACCACTTGCACACGAAGCAACGTCATTTGCTAAAACATCATTTTCTGAACATCCCGTATTAACAATCATTGGTTTTGGTTTCGTCGTTGCTGCACTTGCTATTATTATTTTCTTAATCATTGACTTTATTCGTCGAAAAAAATAA
- a CDS encoding YitT family protein: MRDLALVVFGSFVFSAGVNTFIISGKLGEGGVTGLAIVLYYAFHLSPGITNFVLNAILIVIGYKFLSKRSMFLTIIATVLISVFLGLTESWHIETGNVVVNAVFGGSCVGLGIGVIVLAGGTTAGTTILARLAHKYLDVSTSYALLFFDLIVVAISITVIPMDKILVTIISLYIGTKVMEFVIEGLNTKKAMTIISSRPDEVAKVIDEKVGRGVTIIDGRGYYSKEDKEILYVVISKTQVSKAKRLIRSLDENAFLVIHDVRDVYGNGFLADE; encoded by the coding sequence ATGCGCGACCTTGCGTTAGTTGTTTTTGGATCGTTTGTTTTTTCAGCAGGCGTCAATACATTCATTATTTCAGGTAAATTAGGCGAGGGCGGCGTAACAGGGCTCGCCATTGTACTATATTATGCCTTTCACTTATCACCTGGTATCACTAACTTTGTTTTAAATGCAATTTTAATTGTGATTGGTTATAAGTTTTTAAGTAAGCGCAGTATGTTTTTAACGATTATCGCTACTGTTTTGATATCTGTATTCTTGGGGTTAACAGAATCATGGCATATTGAAACGGGGAATGTTGTGGTGAATGCAGTCTTTGGGGGTTCTTGTGTTGGACTTGGCATTGGTGTCATTGTCTTAGCTGGAGGAACAACTGCTGGTACTACAATTTTAGCTCGGTTAGCGCATAAGTATTTAGATGTAAGTACATCATATGCTTTGCTATTCTTTGATTTAATTGTTGTTGCGATTTCAATTACTGTTATTCCGATGGATAAAATTTTAGTAACGATTATTTCACTATACATTGGCACAAAAGTGATGGAATTCGTAATTGAAGGTTTGAATACAAAGAAAGCTATGACGATTATTTCAAGCCGTCCCGATGAAGTAGCTAAAGTAATTGATGAAAAAGTGGGCCGAGGGGTAACGATTATAGATGGCCGCGGTTATTATTCTAAAGAAGATAAAGAAATTTTATATGTAGTTATCAGTAAAACACAAGTATCTAAAGCGAAACGATTGATTCGCAGTTTAGATGAAAATGCTTTCTTAGTCATTCATGATGTGCGTGATGTCTATGGAAATGGATTTTTAGCAGACGAATAA